The Shewanella sp. NFH-SH190041 genome has a window encoding:
- a CDS encoding amidase: MSQDKINEFQPTRRRLLQGTGALGALSAVSLTAPVSMNAVAKGNDASQSQTLPLREYEFWDMTQMAELLHQGEVTPLELFDAAAARFEARSHLNLLAVSHLEQARSYATELSQAGKTAREQAFRSMPLRGVPFALKDLNIKMKGTVTTNGCLFFKDDVADYDSTLTQRYQAAGLNIMAKLTSPEFGQTATTESALHGDTLNPWDTSCSAGGSSGGSAAAVAARILPAVHASDGGGSIRIPASHCGIFGLKPSRGRIATGPDAMEGWMGLSVHNVVSRSVRDSAMLLELTQGPEPGTRVQHPNGAFLHAITTVPKGLKIAVMKHHPFGLPVHKDCIVGVDRTIALLESLGHHVETASPQLPIEAMYKGMGVTTSNGVLSTVQARERKLGRKAREDEFAPIVWGFMENAKKHTAQDVFAARTAYDQAGQSFDRFFQHYDLILAPVTAAPPPKIGELSLYQPFDDFVSGVIKASPITSMFNMTGLPAMSVPLHWNADGLPIGIQFGAAYGNEALLLALAAQLESAAPWQNRRPTMLG, translated from the coding sequence ATGAGCCAGGATAAAATCAATGAGTTTCAGCCGACCCGTCGCCGATTACTGCAGGGGACTGGCGCATTAGGCGCATTAAGCGCCGTTTCACTCACTGCGCCCGTGAGTATGAACGCCGTGGCTAAAGGGAACGATGCCTCCCAGTCACAAACATTGCCATTGCGCGAGTATGAGTTTTGGGATATGACCCAAATGGCTGAGCTGTTGCACCAAGGGGAAGTGACGCCACTGGAGTTATTTGATGCCGCGGCTGCCAGATTTGAAGCGCGCAGTCATCTCAATCTCTTGGCCGTTAGCCATTTAGAGCAAGCCCGCAGTTATGCCACTGAATTGAGTCAGGCGGGCAAAACCGCCCGAGAGCAGGCATTTCGTTCTATGCCGTTGCGGGGCGTCCCCTTTGCGCTGAAAGATCTCAATATCAAGATGAAAGGCACGGTGACCACCAATGGTTGCCTGTTCTTTAAAGATGATGTGGCAGATTATGATTCGACCCTGACCCAGCGCTATCAGGCTGCCGGGCTGAATATTATGGCGAAGCTGACCAGTCCGGAGTTTGGTCAAACGGCAACCACGGAATCTGCGTTGCATGGTGATACATTAAATCCTTGGGATACCAGTTGCTCGGCCGGTGGCTCCAGTGGCGGCTCAGCTGCCGCAGTCGCCGCCCGTATTTTACCTGCGGTCCATGCCAGTGATGGCGGAGGCTCTATCCGTATTCCGGCTTCACATTGTGGGATTTTTGGCCTTAAACCGAGTCGGGGGCGCATTGCCACCGGGCCGGATGCCATGGAAGGGTGGATGGGACTATCGGTACATAATGTGGTCAGCCGTTCGGTACGGGACTCGGCAATGCTGCTGGAGCTGACCCAAGGGCCGGAACCCGGCACCCGGGTGCAGCATCCCAATGGCGCGTTTTTACACGCGATTACGACAGTGCCAAAGGGGCTGAAAATCGCAGTGATGAAACACCATCCATTTGGTTTGCCAGTACATAAAGACTGTATTGTCGGGGTTGATCGTACTATAGCGCTGCTAGAATCCTTGGGGCATCATGTGGAAACAGCCTCACCTCAGTTACCGATTGAAGCTATGTATAAAGGCATGGGCGTCACCACCTCTAATGGCGTGTTATCCACTGTACAGGCGCGGGAGCGTAAATTGGGGCGTAAGGCGAGGGAAGATGAATTTGCGCCCATTGTCTGGGGCTTTATGGAAAATGCTAAAAAGCACACGGCGCAGGACGTGTTTGCAGCCCGAACGGCTTATGATCAGGCCGGGCAGTCTTTTGACCGTTTTTTCCAGCATTATGATCTGATCTTGGCGCCGGTAACCGCTGCGCCGCCTCCGAAGATAGGAGAGCTGAGCCTGTATCAACCGTTTGATGATTTTGTCAGCGGCGTTATCAAGGCATCGCCCATCACCAGTATGTTCAATATGACCGGGCTGCCAGCCATGTCAGTGCCTTTGCACTGGAATGCTGATGGATTACCTATCGGCATTCAGTTTGGTGCCGCCTATGGTAATGAGGCGCTGTTGTTGGCGCTTGCGGCACAATTAGAATCTGCTGCGCCGTGGCAAAATCGCCGCCCAACAATGCTGGGCTGA
- a CDS encoding acyl-CoA dehydrogenase family protein, with product MDFTFTDDELAFKEAISRFLMTEAAPEALREIWETDSGRSPELRAKMAEQGLTALSVPEHAGGLGLNDVAWSLMTQELGYYGIPDSMADTAYVAAGLLAALSSAAQNGTAQNSTAQNSIAQTDELLGGIAGGELRLALQHPVNPLVADAHLADFILLMEGVNPAGNTDISQAALHCVPRRDVDISLHPSIDSSRRLSQVSWQPKPETLLCRGDEAAALMEETLQRGALSVAGQLLGLAQRMLDLSVDYVAQRKQFGRAIGSFQAVKHHLADVAAKIEFARPVLYRAAWALAHQQPESGLYVSQARLACDDAAQLAAHHGIQVHGAMGYTWEVDLQMFMKRSWSLASSWGDRAFHQQRINTALFAHDASLDYGPADTFGSAPEREVNNA from the coding sequence ATGGACTTTACTTTCACCGATGACGAACTGGCATTTAAAGAGGCCATCAGTCGCTTTCTGATGACAGAGGCCGCTCCTGAGGCGCTGCGGGAAATCTGGGAAACCGATTCTGGCCGTAGCCCTGAGTTGCGGGCAAAAATGGCCGAGCAAGGACTGACTGCACTGTCGGTTCCTGAGCATGCCGGTGGCTTGGGACTCAATGATGTTGCCTGGTCACTGATGACCCAAGAATTGGGATATTACGGCATACCGGATTCTATGGCCGATACCGCTTATGTGGCAGCGGGATTGTTGGCTGCACTGTCTAGCGCAGCCCAGAACGGTACAGCTCAAAACAGTACAGCTCAAAACAGCATTGCGCAGACCGACGAACTGCTTGGTGGAATTGCCGGTGGTGAGTTGCGCTTGGCGCTACAGCATCCGGTTAACCCTTTGGTTGCCGATGCCCATTTGGCTGATTTCATTTTGCTGATGGAGGGGGTTAACCCGGCTGGCAACACTGATATCAGTCAGGCAGCGCTGCATTGTGTGCCCCGCCGGGATGTGGATATCAGTCTACACCCCAGTATTGATTCATCACGACGTCTATCCCAGGTGAGCTGGCAGCCTAAGCCAGAAACGCTATTGTGCCGCGGTGATGAAGCGGCAGCATTAATGGAAGAGACATTGCAGCGCGGCGCCTTATCTGTGGCCGGGCAATTACTGGGGCTGGCACAGCGGATGCTGGATTTATCTGTGGATTATGTGGCCCAGCGCAAACAGTTCGGGCGCGCCATCGGTAGTTTTCAGGCCGTCAAACATCACCTGGCCGATGTGGCCGCCAAGATAGAATTTGCCCGGCCGGTGCTCTACCGCGCTGCGTGGGCATTGGCCCATCAGCAGCCTGAGTCTGGTTTGTATGTTTCTCAGGCGCGACTGGCCTGCGATGATGCCGCTCAGCTAGCTGCCCACCATGGCATTCAGGTGCATGGGGCGATGGGCTACACCTGGGAAGTGGATTTGCAAATGTTTATGAAGCGCAGTTGGTCACTGGCCTCAAGCTGGGGAGATCGCGCGTTTCATCAGCAGCGCATCAATACTGCGTTATTTGCTCATGATGCTTCTTTGGATTACGGCCCGGCCGATACCTTCGGCAGTGCCCCTGAGCGGGAGGTAAATAATGCCTGA
- a CDS encoding acetyl-CoA C-acetyltransferase, which yields MPEAYIVDALRTPTGRRKGSYAGVHAMDLGGHVLKSLVERNAIPAEDYGDVIFGCVDTIGAQAGNIARTSWLAAGLPLCVPGTTVDRQCGSSQQAVHFAAQAVMSGTQDVIAVGGVQTMTSIPIASAMLAGQPLGFTTPFAQSEGWQARFGDAPVDQFYAAQRIARHWQLSRSDMEVFALESHRRALSAIEAGYFDREIVPFGGIDKDETPRNTSLAKMAELEPIGADYPDITAAVSSQTCDAAAALLVVSKSALTRYGLTPRARIHHLSVLGDDPIWHLTAPIPATQAALKKAGLTMADIDLAEVNEAFASVAMAWMQETACPHNKLNVNGGAIALGHPLGATGVRLMTGLLHELERRGGRYGLQTMCEGGGLANVTIIERL from the coding sequence ATGCCTGAAGCCTATATTGTTGATGCCCTGCGTACGCCAACCGGGCGGCGAAAGGGCAGTTATGCTGGGGTTCATGCCATGGATCTCGGTGGCCATGTGCTCAAGTCCTTGGTTGAGCGTAATGCAATTCCAGCCGAGGATTACGGTGATGTGATTTTCGGCTGTGTTGATACCATTGGCGCGCAGGCGGGCAATATCGCTCGCACCAGTTGGTTGGCGGCAGGATTGCCCTTATGTGTGCCGGGTACTACGGTGGATCGTCAGTGCGGCTCATCCCAGCAAGCGGTGCATTTTGCTGCGCAAGCTGTGATGAGTGGCACCCAGGATGTGATTGCCGTGGGCGGGGTGCAGACCATGACCTCGATTCCGATCGCTTCGGCCATGCTAGCCGGTCAGCCGCTGGGGTTTACCACCCCCTTTGCTCAGAGTGAAGGCTGGCAAGCCAGATTTGGCGATGCACCGGTAGATCAGTTCTATGCCGCTCAGCGCATCGCCCGTCACTGGCAGTTAAGTCGTAGTGATATGGAAGTCTTTGCATTAGAAAGCCACCGGCGGGCATTGTCGGCGATTGAGGCCGGGTATTTTGACCGGGAAATCGTGCCGTTTGGGGGCATAGATAAAGATGAAACGCCGCGTAATACCTCATTGGCGAAAATGGCAGAGTTAGAGCCGATTGGCGCGGATTATCCCGATATTACCGCCGCAGTCTCCAGTCAGACTTGTGATGCAGCCGCGGCGTTACTTGTGGTCTCCAAATCAGCGCTGACCCGGTATGGCCTCACTCCTAGGGCGCGTATACACCATTTGTCTGTGCTGGGGGATGACCCTATCTGGCATTTAACCGCACCTATCCCCGCAACCCAGGCTGCGCTGAAAAAAGCTGGGTTGACGATGGCGGATATTGATCTTGCAGAGGTGAATGAAGCCTTTGCTTCAGTGGCCATGGCTTGGATGCAGGAGACAGCTTGCCCCCATAACAAGCTCAATGTGAACGGCGGGGCAATTGCCTTGGGGCATCCGCTTGGCGCCACCGGTGTGCGCTTGATGACAGGTTTATTGCATGAGTTGGAGCGGCGCGGCGGCAGATATGGGTTGCAGACCATGTGCGAAGGCGGCGGTCTGGCCAATGTCACCATTATTGAACGGCTGTAA
- a CDS encoding SDR family oxidoreductase, whose amino-acid sequence MTLCKGRTVIITGAGGGLGRAYALAFAEQGACVLVNDIRPAAAAAVVDEIVTAGGQALANSDDITSMAGAQHIVDAALAAFGEVHVLVNNAGVLADRMFTSLTETDWDRVMQVHLKGHFCLANLLGRRWRDLAKAGTPVDARIINTSSGAGLQGSIGQSNYSAAKGGVAALTLVQAAEMQRYGVTVNALAPAARTAMTEGAMPDVVKKPQDGSFDLWAADNVAPLVVWLGSSASAHITGQVIESQGGRLSLCDGWRTGETRDKGAKWDVAEIGAVLDDLIAASPAAQKVWGS is encoded by the coding sequence ATGACACTGTGTAAAGGACGTACCGTGATTATTACCGGCGCAGGTGGCGGCTTGGGCCGGGCATATGCGCTGGCATTTGCTGAGCAGGGCGCCTGTGTGCTGGTCAATGATATCCGTCCAGCTGCTGCAGCGGCTGTGGTGGATGAGATTGTCACTGCCGGCGGACAAGCGCTGGCTAACAGTGATGATATTACTTCAATGGCCGGCGCTCAGCATATTGTCGATGCCGCCTTAGCAGCCTTTGGCGAGGTGCATGTATTGGTCAACAATGCCGGCGTACTGGCAGATCGCATGTTTACCAGTTTGACCGAGACGGATTGGGATCGGGTTATGCAAGTGCACCTAAAGGGGCATTTTTGCCTTGCCAATCTCTTGGGGCGTCGTTGGCGAGATCTGGCAAAAGCCGGTACGCCGGTGGATGCTCGCATTATTAATACCAGCTCAGGGGCGGGGTTGCAGGGCTCGATTGGTCAGTCAAATTACAGTGCTGCGAAAGGTGGCGTTGCCGCTCTGACCTTGGTGCAGGCCGCAGAAATGCAGCGCTATGGCGTGACCGTAAATGCGTTAGCCCCGGCAGCAAGAACCGCCATGACAGAGGGGGCTATGCCAGATGTGGTGAAAAAGCCACAGGATGGCAGCTTTGATCTTTGGGCTGCTGATAACGTTGCTCCCTTGGTGGTATGGCTTGGCAGCAGTGCATCGGCACATATTACCGGGCAGGTGATTGAAAGCCAGGGCGGACGTTTGTCTCTGTGTGATGGTTGGCGTACCGGCGAAACCCGGGATAAAGGGGCGAAGTGGGATGTAGCTGAAATTGGCGCGGTATTGGATGACTTGATCGCAGCATCGCCCGCGGCGCAAAAAGTATGGGGGAGCTGA